The genome window tgtttttcttttttcttacTTAAACCCATGGCGAGGATGACGGTGGGGAAAGATGGAGGTTGTTTCAAAAGGCAGTAGGCCAGTTTGAACCTATGCAAGTCAATATGTAATGCCTTCGGTCGATTTTTAAACTAAAAACCCTTCTCTCTCAGTTTCCTGCACACGCGCCTGAGGACGGCCACCTTGCGGCACGACGCCGACGGCCAGGCCACGCTGCTCAACCTGCTGCTGAGGAACTACCTGCAGTATAACCTGTACGACCAGGCTGAGAAGTTGGTGTCCAAGTCAGTCTTCCCTGAGCTGGCCAACAACAACGAGTGGGCCCGCTACCTCTACTACACAGGTGAGCGGgactggggaggagagggactggggagGAGCCCTAAGCATACCAATTTCTGTTGACATAAGGTGTCACCCGTGATAAAACTGTATACATTTTACAAGTTGAAGACATCAGAAGTTGTTTAGTTTAATCACATTCAATTGAATTATGTTTCAGGCCTCTACAGGTTTTGAAGTGACTATAGGAAACTGCCTCAGAATATGAATGAATTTGTAGTTGTGGCTTAGTTTGCTGCTTTTCCACTCTGATCATTCTCTCCTTCAACCCTCCAGGTCGTATCAAGGCCATCCAGCTGGAGTACACAGAGGCCAGGAGGACCCTGACCAACGCTCTGAGGAAGGCCCCCCAACACACAGCTGTGGGCTTCAAACAGACAGTTAGTACACCCAGCATGCAGTTTTGTGTGCAATTATTACATTTTGCACACACATTTTACATGTTAgtcttttagcagacactcttatccagagcgacttaatggcgcaattagggttaagaaccttgctcaagggcacatcgagaGATTTATCACAGTCGTcacagggatttgaaccagcaaacttttggttactggcccaatgctcttaaccactaggctaccttatTAAAAAGGAGAAACTTGTTAAGGTTTTAAAGTTGTCACTCAAATTTCCCGTAGTGTGTTGCCTGACAACATATTgtcaatcaaactttatttgtacaGCACATTTCTTACAGGGGATTAtgcatttcaatttttttttttataaaatacatttaaaacaatctTTTTCTTTCTCCACTTCATACACGAACCTGCACACACGAACAACAACTGAGACGCgcacaatgactacatctcatCTGCCAAGACCCACATGCTAATGCTATTTCAATAATTCAGGGGATGCATTTCGAAGTGCTTAACAAATAAAATAGCCCACTGTATGCCACAAAGTTCAGGATGTTCacatcttctccctctccctatcagGTTCACAAGTTGCTGATTGTGGTAGAGCTGTTGCTTGGGGAGATACCAGACAGGCTGCAGTTCCGCCAGGCTCCCCTGAAGAGATCACTAGCGCCCTACTTCCTGCTCACCCAGGGTAAATTGCCGGCAAGCTGGGTCATGAGAATGAGTCTTAAGCGTGAGTAAGATGTGAACCCTGGTCTCTGTTCCCACACAGCTGTCAGGACGGGTAACCTGGCCAAGTTCAACCAGGCCCTGGATCAGTTTGGAGAGAAGTTCCAGGCAGACGGCACCTATACCTTGATCATCCGCCTGCGACACAATGTCATCAAGACAGGTCAGTGACCAGGCCTTTCACTTCGTGCTATTCTTCCACATTCTCAGATGGCTTCCTCTTCTTTTTAACAGTTTTTGGTCATGGTTCTTCATTTTTAATACCTGAATGACTTGTTGATATTTAACACCATCTCTCCCTGTAGGTGTGCGTATGATCAGCCTGTCCTACTCTCGTATATCCCTGGCAGACATCGCTCAGAAGCTGCAGCTGGACAGTCCAGAGGATGCTGAGTTCATAGTGGCCAAGGTAACATGATATACTACAGCCATACTCAATTGGTGGACCGCGATTCGAGCCCAGATTGGAGTCAATATGGTCTAGGAGCGTGGATcacaaaaccagtcagtatctggtgtgaccaccatttgccttgtgCAGAGCGACagatctccttcacatagagttgatcaggctgttgattgtggaatgttgtcccacacctcttcaatggctgtgcgaagttgctggatctTGGCTGGAACAGGAACACCCTGTCATACATGTTGATCcacagcatcccaaacatgctcaatgggtgacatgtcttaGTATGAAGCCcaaggaagaactgggacattttcagcttccaggaattgtgtacaaattCTTGCGacatggcattgtcatgctgaaacatgaggtgatggtggcgcatgaatggcacaacaattggcctcaggatctcgtcacggtatctctgtgcattcaaattgccatcgataaaatacaattgtgttagttgtccatagcttatgcctgcccataaccccaccgccaccatggggcactctgttcacaacgttgacatcagcaaaccgctcacccacgaCTCCATACACGCCATCTACCCGTTACAGTTGAAACCTGGATTCATCCGTCAAgaccacacttctccagcgtgccagtggccatggaAGGTGAGCAATTATCCACTGAAGTCTGTTAGGATGCTGATCTGCAgttaggtcaagaccctggtgaggacgacgagcatgcagatgagcttccctgagactgtttgTGTAGagattcttcggttgtgcaagcCCACAGTTTAATCagttgtccaggtggctggtctcagatgattgagtaggtgaagaagccaaatgtggaggtcctgggctggcgtggttacatgtggtctgcagttgtgtggccggttggacgtactgccaaattgtctAAAATGTCGGAGgtggcttattgtagagaaatgaaaattacagctctggtggaaattcctgtagtcagcatgccaattgcacactcccttaaCTTGAGACATGTGGCTttgtgcacctgtgcaatgatcatgctctttaatcagcttcttgataatgccacacctgtcaagtgtatggacaaaggagaaatgctcaataacagggatctaaacaaatttgagtgaaataagctttttgtgcttatgaaacatgggactgttttatttttgttcagtgtgtgtatatattgtacCTTAAGCTCATGATTTATCCCCACCGCCTGCTCTACATCAGCTCATACAAGGATTTCCTAAACAGCATTAATAGAAAAGCACATCACTTGTGTGTGTGATAAATATGGAATGCAGTCCTCAACGGTCCTAAGCCACAGCTGACACGGTGGCAAGGGAAAACTACCTCAGTCTCTTACTGACTTTCTCCCAACCTCATCCCTCTTCCAGGCTATCCGTGACGGAGTGATCGAAGCCAGCATCAACCATGAGAAGGGCTATGTTCAGTCTAAAGAGACCATGGACATCTACGGTACCAGGGAGCCCCAGCTGGCCTTCCACCAGAGGATCTCCTTCTGCCTGGACATACACAACATGTCTGTCAAGGCCATGAGGTTTCCACCCAAGGCTTACAATAAGGACCTAGAATCAGCAGAGGTGTGTACCAACTTTTTACTACTCCTTGTATTAGCCCCTGAAATTAACTGTCGTGAGGGTTCTTTTGTAGGAGATAATATGAAATTGTTCTTTATATCTGTGCTGCTGAACTACCAGTATACTATATTTTACTGTTATGACCACCAGGGGGCAGTGTTAACTAGTTTTGTAATGTTATATTTGGGACTAGAATTTCAGACTAAATGCTAACTGTCATTCTAAAATGTTAGCTATTTGCAATCTTAatcattttaaagatgcactatgcataAATCACTCCACCATTTTCTGGTTGCTaagtctaatagtttgcctaatttcagtttgagaTTCATTGTAACATCTAAACCActgaaatatcttttccataaccaacaatattatattttcagctgtttgaagctggtgtacaaaaccaaatttaaaagacgcaaaaacaaaacttaagaatgggaggCATAGAAATAGggcacatagaacagatatactgcttagacttgctttcaatgagaatgacagatctataacacatttCTGTGGGAATTTGGTCAGGtctcccaaaaagttacatactgcagctttagtgtgtgtgtttacatttcAGGAGCGCAGAGAGCGGGAGCAGCAGGACCTGGAGTTCGCCAAGGAGATGGCGGAAGATGACGATGACAGTTTCCCATGATCCTCTGAGAGGAACGAGTACAAGGATGCCTTATTGttttttccctttctctcccccctctatccttcctcctccctcttgtaatagttgttttgtttatttctctGCAGGCACAAGGCCATTTATAATATGTGTATGTTAGCATTGTAACATACAATAAGAACACCTCTATTCAACCCTACCACTGGTCATCGTTG of Salmo trutta chromosome 1, fSalTru1.1, whole genome shotgun sequence contains these proteins:
- the LOC115196747 gene encoding 26S proteasome non-ATPase regulatory subunit 3-like — protein: MKETTAKRREKPKDSKAEKQKDAGPEPQDVEMPEEDSATAEKKPKELDTLTLEDIKEHVKQIEKAVSGKEPRFVLRALRALPSTSRRLNPNVLHKAVSGFYTSNAAGKEFLLSFLEEPMDTEGDIQFRPRTGKAAATPLIPEAEAYLQLLLLVYLTDNKRYTEAQKVSDELLQKIGPQNRRALDLVAAKCYYYHSRVYEFLNQLDTVRSFLHTRLRTATLRHDADGQATLLNLLLRNYLQYNLYDQAEKLVSKSVFPELANNNEWARYLYYTGRIKAIQLEYTEARRTLTNALRKAPQHTAVGFKQTVHKLLIVVELLLGEIPDRLQFRQAPLKRSLAPYFLLTQAVRTGNLAKFNQALDQFGEKFQADGTYTLIIRLRHNVIKTGVRMISLSYSRISLADIAQKLQLDSPEDAEFIVAKAIRDGVIEASINHEKGYVQSKETMDIYGTREPQLAFHQRISFCLDIHNMSVKAMRFPPKAYNKDLESAEERREREQQDLEFAKEMAEDDDDSFP